One stretch of Lacrimispora sphenoides DNA includes these proteins:
- the rpsG gene encoding 30S ribosomal protein S7, whose product MPRKGHTQKRDVLVDPLYNNKVVTKLINNIMYDGKKGVAQKIVYGAFTRVEEKTGKPAVEVFEEAMNNIMPVLEVKAKRIGGATYQVPIEVRPERRQTLALRWITLFSRKRGEKTQEERLANEIMDAANNTGAAVKKKEDMHKMAEANKAFSHYRF is encoded by the coding sequence GTGCCACGTAAAGGACATACACAAAAAAGAGACGTATTAGTAGATCCGCTTTACAATAACAAAGTTGTTACAAAGCTGATCAACAACATCATGTATGATGGTAAAAAGGGTGTTGCTCAGAAGATCGTATACGGTGCATTTACCCGTGTAGAAGAAAAGACCGGCAAACCAGCCGTTGAAGTATTCGAAGAAGCAATGAACAACATTATGCCTGTACTTGAAGTAAAGGCAAAACGTATCGGCGGAGCTACCTATCAGGTGCCGATCGAAGTAAGACCGGAAAGAAGACAGACTTTAGCCTTAAGATGGATTACTCTGTTCTCTCGTAAGAGAGGCGAAAAGACTCAGGAAGAAAGACTTGCAAATGAGATTATGGATGCTGCCAACAACACCGGTGCTGCTGTAAAGAAGAAAGAAGATATGCACAAGATGGCTGAGGCTAACAAGGCATTCTCTCATTACAGATTCTAA
- the fusA gene encoding elongation factor G yields MAGREYPLERTRNIGIMAHIDAGKTTLTERILYYTGVNYKIGDTHEGTATMDWMEQEQERGITITSAATTCHWTMHENCQVKPGAPEYRINIIDTPGHVDFTVEVERSLRVLDGAVGVFCAKGGVEPQSENVWRQADTYNVPRMAFINKMDIMGANFYGAVEQIKTRLGKNAICIQLPIGAEDEFKGIIDLFEMKAYIFNGDKGDDVSVVDIPEDLQDDAELYRAELVEKICELDDDLMMIYLEGEEPSVEELKKALRIATCNCTAIPVCCGSAYRNKGVQKLLDAVLEYMPAPTDIPSIKGVDMDGNEIERHSSDEEPFSALAFKIMTDPFVGKLAFFRVYSGIMNSGSYVLNATKGKKERVGRILQMHANKRSELDKVYSGDIAAAVGFKITTTGDTICDDQHPVILESMEFPEPVIDIAIEPKTKAGQGKMGEALAKLAEEDPTFRAKTNQETGQVIISGMGELHLEIIVDRLLREFNVEANVGAPQVAYKETFTKLVEIDSKYAKQSGGRGQYGHCKVRFEPMDPNGEETFKFESSVVGGAIPKEYIPAVGQGIEEATKSGILGGFPVLGVKANVYDGSYHEVDSSEMAFHIAGSMAFKDAMNKGGAILLEPIMKVEVTMPEDYMGDVIGDINSRRGRIEGMEDIGGGKMVKAYVPLAEMFGYSTDLRSKTQGRGNYSMFFEKYEQVPKSVQEKVLAEKKGK; encoded by the coding sequence TTGGCTGGAAGAGAATATCCATTGGAAAGAACCAGAAATATTGGTATTATGGCCCACATCGATGCAGGTAAAACTACATTGACCGAGCGTATCCTCTATTATACTGGTGTAAACTACAAAATCGGTGATACTCATGAAGGTACTGCCACCATGGACTGGATGGAGCAGGAGCAGGAAAGAGGTATCACAATTACTTCAGCTGCTACAACCTGCCACTGGACCATGCATGAAAATTGCCAGGTGAAGCCGGGCGCTCCTGAGTATCGTATTAACATCATTGATACTCCAGGACACGTTGACTTTACAGTAGAGGTTGAGCGTTCCTTACGTGTACTGGATGGCGCTGTAGGCGTATTCTGTGCAAAGGGCGGTGTTGAACCACAGTCCGAGAACGTATGGCGTCAGGCTGATACCTACAACGTACCCCGTATGGCATTCATTAACAAGATGGATATCATGGGTGCAAACTTTTACGGCGCTGTTGAACAGATCAAAACCCGTCTGGGCAAGAATGCAATCTGCATTCAGCTGCCTATCGGTGCAGAAGATGAATTCAAGGGAATCATCGATTTGTTCGAAATGAAGGCTTATATCTTTAACGGTGACAAGGGCGATGATGTTTCCGTCGTTGATATCCCAGAGGATTTGCAGGATGATGCAGAGCTTTATCGTGCCGAATTAGTTGAAAAAATCTGCGAGTTAGACGATGACTTAATGATGATATACCTGGAAGGGGAAGAGCCTTCCGTAGAAGAATTAAAGAAAGCATTAAGAATTGCAACCTGCAATTGCACGGCCATTCCGGTATGCTGCGGAAGCGCATACAGAAACAAGGGTGTTCAGAAACTCCTTGATGCAGTTCTTGAATATATGCCTGCTCCTACTGACATTCCTTCTATTAAGGGTGTTGATATGGACGGCAATGAAATCGAGCGTCATTCTTCTGATGAAGAGCCATTTTCCGCTCTGGCATTTAAGATCATGACAGACCCGTTCGTTGGAAAGCTGGCATTCTTCCGCGTATATTCCGGTATTATGAATTCCGGTTCCTACGTGCTGAATGCAACCAAGGGCAAAAAAGAGCGTGTTGGACGTATCCTTCAGATGCATGCCAACAAGAGATCTGAGCTGGATAAGGTATATTCCGGTGATATCGCTGCTGCTGTTGGTTTTAAGATTACAACAACAGGTGACACGATCTGTGACGATCAGCATCCGGTAATTCTGGAATCCATGGAATTCCCAGAGCCGGTTATCGATATCGCTATCGAGCCAAAGACCAAAGCTGGTCAGGGCAAGATGGGCGAAGCTTTAGCAAAGCTTGCAGAAGAAGATCCTACCTTCCGTGCAAAGACCAACCAGGAAACTGGCCAGGTTATCATTTCCGGTATGGGAGAGCTTCATCTGGAGATCATTGTAGACCGTCTGCTCCGCGAGTTCAACGTAGAAGCCAATGTAGGTGCTCCTCAGGTTGCTTATAAGGAAACATTTACAAAATTGGTTGAAATTGACAGCAAGTATGCGAAACAGTCTGGTGGACGTGGTCAGTACGGACACTGTAAGGTTCGCTTTGAGCCGATGGATCCTAACGGCGAAGAGACCTTTAAATTCGAGTCTTCCGTTGTCGGTGGTGCGATTCCGAAGGAATACATTCCGGCAGTTGGCCAAGGTATCGAGGAAGCAACTAAGTCCGGTATTCTGGGCGGATTCCCGGTACTGGGTGTTAAGGCAAACGTATACGACGGTTCCTACCATGAGGTAGACTCCAGTGAAATGGCATTCCACATCGCTGGTTCCATGGCGTTTAAGGATGCTATGAACAAGGGCGGCGCCATTCTTCTTGAGCCGATCATGAAAGTAGAAGTAACCATGCCAGAGGATTATATGGGCGATGTTATCGGTGATATCAACTCCCGTCGTGGCCGTATCGAAGGTATGGAAGACATCGGCGGCGGAAAGATGGTAAAAGCATATGTTCCGTTAGCGGAGATGTTCGGTTATTCTACAGATTTACGCTCCAAAACACAGGGACGTGGTAACTACTCTATGTTCTTTGAGAAATATGAGCAGGTACCGAAGAGCGTACAGGAAAAAGTTCTTGCAGAGAAAAAGGGAAAATAA
- the rpsL gene encoding 30S ribosomal protein S12: protein MPTFNQLVRKGRQTSAKKSQAPALQKGYNSLQKRATDISAPQKRGVCTAVKTATPKKPNSALRKIARVRLSNGIEVTSYIPGEGHNLQEHSVVLIRGGRVKDLPGTRYHIVRGTLDTAGVANRRQARSKYGAKRPKEKK from the coding sequence ATGCCAACATTTAACCAGTTAGTAAGAAAGGGTAGACAGACAAGCGCAAAGAAATCTCAGGCACCAGCTCTGCAGAAGGGTTACAACTCTTTACAGAAGAGGGCAACTGATATTTCTGCTCCACAGAAGAGGGGCGTCTGCACGGCAGTTAAAACTGCTACACCTAAAAAACCTAACTCAGCTCTTAGAAAGATCGCCAGAGTACGTCTTTCTAATGGCATCGAAGTAACAAGTTACATCCCAGGTGAAGGTCATAACCTTCAGGAGCATAGCGTTGTTTTAATCCGTGGCGGTAGAGTAAAAGACTTACCAGGTACCAGATACCATATCGTCAGAGGTACACTTGATACCGCAGGAGTAGCTAACAGAAGACAGGCTCGTTCCAAGTATGGTGCAAAGAGACCGAAAGAGAAAAAATAA
- the rpoC gene encoding DNA-directed RNA polymerase subunit beta': MPENNETYHPMTFDAIKIGLASPEKILEWSHGEVKKPETINYRTLKPEKDGLFCERIFGPSKDWECHCGKYKKIRYKGVICDRCGVEVTKASVRRERMGHIQLAAPVSHIWYFKGIPSRMGLILDISPRTLEKVLYFASYVVLDAGNTGLQYKQVLSEKEYREEMEKYGYGAFRVGMGAEAILELLHSIDLEKDSEELKKGLKEATGQKRARIIKRLEVVEAFRNSGNLPEWMIMTVVPVIPPDIRPMVQLDGGRFATSDLNDLYRRIINRNNRLARLLELGAPDIIVRNEKRMLQEAVDALIDNGRRGRPVTGPGNRALKSLSDMLKGKQGRFRQNLLGKRVDYSGRSVIVVGPELKIYQCGLPKEMAIELFKPFVMKELVSNGTAHNIKNAKKMVERLQTEVWDVLEDVIKEHPVMLNRAPTLHRLGIQAFEPILVEGKAIKLHPLVCTAFNADFDGDQMAVHLPLSVEAQAECRFLLLSPNNLLKPSDGGPVAVPSQDMVLGIYYLTQERPGAKGEGMVFKSVNEAILAYENQAVTLHSRIKARVSKKMADGTVKTGAVESTVGRFIFNEIVPQDLGFVDRSVPGNELLMEVDFHVGKKQLKQILEKVINVHGAVQTAETLDDIKAIGYKYSTRAAMTVSISDMTVPESKPKLIADAQATVDQIAKNFRRGLITEEERYKEVIDTWKVTDDQLTHDLLTGLDKYNNIYMMADSGARGSDKQIKQLAGMRGLMADTTGHTIELPIKSNFREGLDVLEYFISAHGARKGLSDTALRTADSGYLTRRLVDVSQDMIIREIDCLEGKDIPFMEIKAFTDGQETIEGLQERLTGRFIAETITDPDTGEVIVKANHMCTPKRAAAVMNVLKKLDRDSVKIRTVLTCKSHMGVCAKCYGANMATGQPVQVGEAVGIIAAQSIGEPGTQLTMRTFHTGGVAGGDITQGLPRVEELFEARKPKGLAIIAEFGGVVAIKDTKKKREIIVTENETGNSKTYLIPYGSRIKVQDGQVLEAGDELTEGSVNPHDILKIKGVRAVQDYMIQEVQRVYRLQGVEINDKHVEMIVRQMLKKIKIEESGDSDVLPGTSMDVLDYNDLNDALLAEGKNPAEGKQVMLGITKASLATDSFLSAASFQETTKVLTEAAINGKVDHLIGLKENVIIGKPIPAGTGMKRYRTIGLNTDSAFEGEDEIKLSEGEDEILLAEDGFNEAEEVLDIDENEIVE, translated from the coding sequence ATGCCTGAAAACAATGAAACTTACCACCCAATGACATTCGATGCCATAAAGATCGGTTTGGCATCTCCGGAGAAGATTCTGGAATGGTCCCATGGTGAGGTGAAAAAGCCTGAGACAATCAACTACAGAACCTTAAAGCCGGAAAAAGACGGTTTGTTCTGTGAACGGATCTTCGGACCCAGCAAGGACTGGGAATGCCATTGTGGTAAATATAAGAAAATCCGGTACAAAGGCGTTATCTGTGACCGATGCGGCGTTGAAGTAACCAAGGCCAGTGTCCGCAGAGAGCGTATGGGCCATATACAGCTTGCGGCTCCTGTTTCCCATATCTGGTATTTTAAGGGAATCCCCAGCCGTATGGGTCTGATCCTGGACATTTCCCCAAGAACCTTGGAAAAGGTGCTGTATTTCGCATCTTATGTGGTTCTTGATGCCGGCAATACGGGACTGCAGTATAAGCAGGTCTTATCGGAAAAAGAATACCGGGAAGAAATGGAAAAATACGGCTACGGTGCCTTCCGCGTAGGAATGGGAGCTGAAGCCATTCTGGAGCTGTTGCATTCCATTGACCTTGAAAAGGACTCTGAGGAGTTAAAGAAAGGGTTAAAGGAAGCGACTGGACAGAAACGTGCAAGAATTATCAAGAGGCTGGAGGTTGTGGAAGCATTCCGCAATTCCGGCAACTTGCCGGAGTGGATGATCATGACAGTGGTTCCGGTAATTCCGCCGGATATCCGTCCTATGGTGCAGCTTGACGGCGGCCGTTTTGCCACCTCCGACTTAAATGATTTATACAGAAGAATCATAAACCGTAACAACCGTCTTGCCCGTCTTCTGGAGCTTGGAGCTCCGGACATCATTGTCCGCAACGAAAAGCGTATGCTTCAGGAAGCGGTGGATGCCCTTATCGACAACGGCAGAAGGGGAAGGCCGGTAACCGGACCGGGAAACCGTGCCTTAAAGTCTCTTTCCGATATGTTAAAGGGAAAACAGGGCCGTTTCCGTCAGAACCTTTTAGGAAAGCGTGTTGACTATTCCGGCCGTTCTGTTATCGTAGTTGGACCGGAACTTAAGATATACCAGTGCGGTCTGCCAAAAGAAATGGCCATCGAGCTGTTTAAGCCTTTTGTTATGAAGGAGCTGGTTTCCAACGGAACCGCTCATAATATAAAGAATGCCAAAAAGATGGTAGAGCGTCTTCAGACAGAGGTCTGGGATGTCCTGGAAGATGTTATCAAGGAACATCCGGTTATGTTAAACCGTGCGCCTACCCTTCACAGACTTGGTATCCAGGCATTTGAGCCGATTCTGGTCGAAGGTAAAGCTATTAAGCTTCACCCCCTGGTTTGTACCGCGTTCAACGCCGACTTTGACGGAGACCAGATGGCAGTCCATCTGCCTCTTTCCGTAGAGGCCCAGGCAGAATGCCGGTTCCTCCTGTTATCGCCTAACAACTTATTAAAGCCGTCAGACGGCGGTCCTGTGGCAGTTCCTTCTCAGGATATGGTTCTGGGTATTTACTACCTGACCCAGGAAAGACCGGGAGCCAAGGGCGAAGGAATGGTATTTAAGAGCGTGAATGAAGCCATTCTCGCTTACGAAAACCAGGCAGTTACCCTTCATTCCAGAATTAAAGCCAGAGTGAGCAAAAAAATGGCGGATGGTACCGTAAAGACCGGAGCCGTAGAATCAACCGTAGGCCGTTTCATCTTCAATGAGATTGTTCCTCAGGACCTTGGATTCGTTGACCGCTCTGTTCCAGGCAACGAGCTTTTGATGGAAGTTGATTTCCATGTAGGCAAGAAGCAGTTAAAGCAGATCCTTGAAAAGGTTATTAACGTTCATGGAGCAGTTCAGACTGCAGAAACCCTGGATGACATTAAGGCTATTGGTTATAAGTACTCTACCAGAGCCGCTATGACCGTATCCATTTCCGACATGACAGTGCCGGAGAGCAAACCGAAGCTGATTGCTGATGCACAGGCAACGGTTGATCAGATTGCAAAGAACTTCCGCCGCGGACTTATTACGGAGGAAGAACGTTATAAAGAAGTAATTGACACATGGAAAGTGACTGATGACCAGTTGACCCATGACCTGCTGACCGGACTTGATAAATACAACAACATCTATATGATGGCCGATTCCGGAGCCCGTGGTTCTGACAAACAGATCAAACAGCTTGCAGGTATGCGTGGACTTATGGCCGATACCACAGGTCACACCATTGAACTTCCTATCAAGTCCAACTTCCGTGAAGGTCTTGACGTACTGGAGTACTTTATCTCCGCTCACGGTGCACGTAAAGGACTTTCCGATACGGCTCTCCGTACGGCTGACTCCGGTTATTTGACCAGACGTCTTGTAGACGTTTCCCAGGATATGATTATCCGTGAAATCGACTGCTTAGAAGGCAAAGATATTCCGTTTATGGAAATCAAAGCATTTACAGATGGTCAGGAAACCATTGAGGGCTTACAGGAGCGTCTAACAGGACGGTTCATTGCGGAAACCATTACAGATCCAGATACCGGAGAAGTGATCGTGAAGGCGAACCACATGTGTACACCGAAGCGTGCAGCTGCGGTTATGAACGTGTTAAAGAAGCTTGACCGTGATTCCGTGAAGATCCGTACCGTATTAACCTGTAAATCCCATATGGGTGTCTGCGCAAAATGTTACGGTGCCAACATGGCAACCGGACAGCCAGTTCAGGTAGGCGAAGCAGTCGGTATCATCGCTGCCCAGTCCATCGGTGAGCCAGGAACCCAGCTGACTATGCGTACCTTCCATACCGGCGGTGTTGCCGGTGGCGATATCACACAGGGTCTTCCCCGTGTCGAGGAGCTTTTTGAGGCTCGTAAGCCAAAGGGTCTTGCAATCATTGCAGAATTCGGCGGCGTAGTGGCCATTAAGGACACTAAGAAAAAGCGGGAGATCATTGTTACTGAGAACGAAACAGGCAATTCCAAGACCTATCTGATCCCTTACGGATCCAGAATCAAGGTTCAGGATGGCCAGGTGCTCGAGGCCGGCGATGAGCTGACGGAAGGTAGTGTGAACCCACACGATATCTTAAAGATCAAAGGCGTCCGCGCTGTCCAGGATTATATGATCCAGGAAGTACAGCGTGTATACCGCTTACAGGGTGTTGAGATCAATGATAAGCACGTTGAGATGATCGTAAGACAGATGCTTAAGAAGATAAAAATTGAGGAGAGCGGAGACAGTGATGTGCTTCCGGGAACCTCTATGGATGTTCTGGATTACAATGACTTAAATGATGCTCTTCTTGCAGAAGGAAAGAATCCGGCAGAAGGAAAGCAGGTTATGCTTGGTATTACAAAAGCATCTCTGGCTACAGATTCCTTCTTATCCGCGGCTTCCTTCCAGGAGACCACAAAGGTTCTGACAGAAGCTGCGATTAACGGCAAGGTCGATCACTTAATTGGTCTGAAGGAGAATGTAATCATCGGTAAGCCGATTCCGGCAGGTACCGGTATGAAGCGTTACCGCACCATCGGACTGAATACAGATTCTGCTTTCGAGGGAGAGGATGAGATCAAGCTGTCAGAGGGAGAGGATGAGATCCTGCTGGCAGAAGATGGATTCAATGAAGCGGAAGAGGTTCTTGATATTGATGAGAATGAGATTGTTGAATAA